From the genome of Brachionichthys hirsutus isolate HB-005 chromosome 9, CSIRO-AGI_Bhir_v1, whole genome shotgun sequence:
GGAGCGGCTCCCGCCGAAGCTCCCGCCGGAGCAGTGTGGACTTGGGCTCCTCCAGTTCATCAACGAGTCACTACGGTAAATCAGTCACCAGCACCTTCTTATCCACACCCATcaattaaataaagatctgagCATTTCAGTTCTTCTCTCGCTAACAAGTCAGTTTATTATGAGGATTTGgtttttacatttatgaaaATGGGTTGTACATGGGGAAAACAATGTTTGCATCCTTTTCCATTTTAGCTTCGGCATTGCTATGCTTTTACaaatgatcattaaaattaacaATCTGGAGATTTTTTTGCTGAAATTAATTAAAGTATTAACTGCAACCATTTTAGGTATTTGGAGTGAGATTAAAGCACGTCAATGTTATTAGGTGCTGCAAAAAAGAGATTAGAGTGATTATCATATTCTTGCATACGTTTTCATAATATTCATGGGATGTAATTTCATTGTCAGATTTGCATCTGCAATATACTGGGATATGTTTACATTTACTACATCTAAAATGCTTGTTTTTTGAGAGTTTGGGTTATAAATGTCTGCTTAATTACATTTCTTATTCAGTTTTAAGCCTTTGGTGTTTTGCTGTTGAGTTCTTTCACATTTATATCTcaaaataaatcatctttcAAGCTTTCTCTTGTATTGATTCTTGACCGATTTCATGCAGTCCAAAACTATTTATAATCTCATGTAAAATTATCCGAGAAATTCAgatgcacacatttaaacagTCCCAGACAAACCTGAAACCTGAAACAAAAacgttttggtttttttttagttaagcGATGgttattcaaaataaatgtcaataacAGATTATAATGTTAGGATGAAAGTTTAATATGTTTGTCTACATTTAACCATCAATAATTATGACCCTAGGCTTTGCTCATTTAAAGAGAGAAAGTTCTtctcaggttcaggttcagaaAGGTTCAGAAAAGGACTTCAAATGGGCGGAGACTGAACCGGAATACACAGGAGCCTAGCTGAAATgcgccttcaaaataaaagcacatgttGGACCTCTCATTTCTTTACATTGTGTACACCAGCTTTACCATCAATATgtcacaataaatatatatatatatatatatatatttaaaatataaaaattcgTTAATTTTGATATTAAATAATATCGGCAGTATTAGATACTGTAATTAGTATTTAAGTTTTGCACCTATTTTATTTCGACAGGCGTAACCGGATGTCATTTTCTAACAACCACAATAGCAGCGGCGGCTAGCATGTAGCTGACTGAGTTGCCATTTCTTGAGAAACATTGTGTTTATTTCCGAAATGTCATTTAGCCTCTTTTCTTTGGCGTTGCCGTGACACGCGCTTCGTAGATGTCGCGCTAACGTTAGCGTAATGGCTGTAGTTAGCTTACAGGGTTAGCTTAAACCTGCAGGTAGCTGGGCTAGAGCGTGAAACATCAGACGAAGGTGAGGTCGCTCCGTTATGCTAACGTTAATCTGCACATGTAAATGTTAGCAGCCGCTAGCTGAAACCAAATGCTGCTGAAGAAGTAAAGTTTGGACGACAACGACCGGGCTAAAGTATGGCCGACGACCCTCAGAGGAACTTCCGGTCTGCGTATTATGAGAAGGTGGGCTTCAGGGGAGTGGAGGAGAAGAAGTCTCTGGAAATCCTGCTGAAGGATCATCCTCTGGGTAGGGGGCATCTCGCCCGGGATTGATTCATCGACGTTCGACTCGGTTCTCTTGTGATGGATGCCATCAGCTCTTCTCCACAGATCTCGAGAAGCTGAGCACCTTCAGTCAGAGgttccccctcccctccatgtACAGGATCCACGTGTGGAAGGTGCTGTTGGGTAAGGGTTCACCTGTGAAACTAGAACTCCACGGCTCAAGGGTGAGACCGTTCATTCGGATTTCCCTCACATTTAAACGGGAGCCAGTCGGAAAATAAGAAAACTCTGAAAACGGTCCAACTAGAGCCCGTTTTACTCTTTAAAGTCAACCCAATGAAACGACGGAGTCCCGACTTTGAATATTTATTACCCTAACCCACCCAAACacagactcctcttcctccaggggTCTTGCCCCCCCACAGTGACTCTCACGCGCTGGTTGGGGGCTACAGGAAGGGCCAGCACCAGGACATCCTGGAGGGTCTGGAGGTGATGAGATACATCAACTCCTGCACCCCTTCCACCCACGTCTACCTGCGCATGTTCCAGCTGGAGAGCCAGACGCTCCCGCGGTGTTCCGAGACCTGCCCCCCGGTGAGATGAGGGTCGGCGCTGTCGGGCGTGTCTCTGCTCCCGGAACGTTAAGACCCACCGTCGTCGTTTCAGGACGACGAGAACGAGGACTTCCTCTCCATCGGTCGAGCCATGGAGCAGATAGTGGACGACCCCGTGGACTGCTATTGGCTGATCAAGTGCTTTGTGATCCAGTTCCACGCCAAGTTCGGAGACTCTCTGCCGCACCTGGTGGGTGTCGCCTTAATGAACCGAGGAGCCGAAGCCTGAGAGGTttcagctgcttcctcctcttctgccccGCTGCAGCCGAAGAGCCTGGAGCATTACCTGAGTCAGGAGGAGCCTCGGCTGCTGACTCACCTGAAGAGCAGCGGCGCCCTGGCGCTGCTTCCCTACAGCCTCTGGTTCGGCCGGTGCTTCGCCGGCTGCCTCCCCGAGTCCAGCCTGCAGAGGTGAGTTTACCTGTGGATCGACGGAGGGTCCAGAAGCGGCTCCTCGGACTTCCTGGGTTTAAAGTCCTTCTCTGGGCCCGTTGGATTTAGGGTGTGGGACAAGGTGATCAGCGGCTCCTGTAAGATCCTGGTGTTTGTGGCCCTGGAGATTCTGCTGAGCTACAAGATGGTGTTGATGGGCATCAGCCGGCCTGAAGGCGTGGCCAGGTTCCTGTGCAACGTGAGTAAACCGGCGCCGGCGCCACCGGACCGCCTGCTTTCGGTTTCCTCTTGACAACAGCCTTTCTCTTCCAGATCCCGCAGGAGAACACGGACGCCATCGTGACCAAAGCCATCGATCTGTGGCACAAATACTGTGGCACTCCGATGCACGCCGTGTAACCACGGAGACCCGGGCCCAGAGGTGAGCCgctttcccacaatgcatcaggACTCCGTTGAGTCGACTGATCTGGAGGCTGCTTTCAGGGAGCCGGAGGCGCGGCGCGTCCTTTCCCTGTTTGAGGAATAGACTCTCCTTCCTCGATGGACCATTTCGTAGTTCTCTGAATATTTTTAGAGTCTCTCAAACATCTGAAGACGATGGAAACGTATTTCTGCTCTCAGAAGTCACCATGTTGTTCTTCTGAGGTTCTGTTAACATCTCGTTGAGGAACCTTCGGCCGAGCCGCGTGAATCCGCAGAAAGGCAGGGAAACATAAAAGTTCCCTTTTTAATATTGTTTTCTTTAAGAAACtgcatgaaaacacaataaattaaaactcGCATGCAGTTTTCCTGCTttacaaaaacatctgaaaagTCTTGACTTCTTTCTTTGTTATGTACAAGTCTCACacttttgactgtttttatctCGAAACGTTTTTAAAaccgacacgcacacacacacacacacacacacacacagatcaacCAGTGCTCGTGGGCTGTAAACGATGGAAACAAAACGTGGCGGCGCCGCCGAAGGCTAACCCGAACCCGGCTGAGCGTTCAGCGTCTCCGGATGATCCGCTGAAAGGAGCCGAGTCGGTTTGGCAACTTTCAAATCCCTGTAAACGTCACCGTAGTCACGGCAACACGCTGGGTCACCGACCTCCCGCTGTGGGATGCGTCCGAGACCtcgacttccccccccccaaaagacgGAGCAGAAAGCTGACCTTATTGCTCGTGTGTTCGGCCATCGCCGGCTGGCTTGTAGATTTTTGTCCAATgcgagcacccccccccccccccccccaaaacttCCATTTTTGCCTCGCTCTCAAAATCGGCACCGATTCTCGAAGTCCTGCAAAGTAAAAACCATCTTCATcataaaaagtcaaataaaagcTTTTGAATATCGAGAAGTTTGTAAAACTCTccgccggtgggggggggggggggctcggcgc
Proteins encoded in this window:
- the tbc1d7 gene encoding TBC1 domain family member 7 produces the protein MADDPQRNFRSAYYEKVGFRGVEEKKSLEILLKDHPLDLEKLSTFSQRFPLPSMYRIHVWKVLLGVLPPHSDSHALVGGYRKGQHQDILEGLEVMRYINSCTPSTHVYLRMFQLESQTLPRCSETCPPDDENEDFLSIGRAMEQIVDDPVDCYWLIKCFVIQFHAKFGDSLPHLPKSLEHYLSQEEPRLLTHLKSSGALALLPYSLWFGRCFAGCLPESSLQRVWDKVISGSCKILVFVALEILLSYKMVLMGISRPEGVARFLCNIPQENTDAIVTKAIDLWHKYCGTPMHAV